The DNA region ACTCACACCTGCAGGAGACAACTTCCAACCCAACAGGGCTAACGTCGCATACATAGGGACTTTCATAATGATCAGTAGTACAAAATCACTTTTGCTAGTCACTTCTAAGCCACCACCTTTTTTCGGCTTAAAGTAGGTTGAACCTTTTGGGGTGTCGGTAACGTTGAAGTAATACACAAACGCAAACAATAAGCTCATTAAACCGGTAATACCAATGGCATAGCGCCATCCGTCAGGGCCACCAAAAGCAAGTGCAACGGCAGGTAAACTAAAGGCTGCAGCGGCAGAACCAAAGTTACCCCAACCACCATAAATACCTTCTGCAGTACCCAACTCTTTAGCCGGGAACCATTCACTCACCATACGAATACCAACCACAAAACCGGCGCCAATAAAGCCAATCAGAAAACGTGCCAAGGCTAATTGCTCAAAGGTATCTGCCACTGCAAACATAAAACAAGGTATAGAACAAATCCCCATCAATGCTGAGTAAGTGATCCTTGGACCATATTTATCGGTAACCATGCCAATGATAATCCGTGCGGGAATGGTTAACGCCACATTGAGGATCAACAAGGTTTTAATTTGCGATTTAGTTAGCCCTAAACTGTCGGCAATCACACTGACTAACGGGGCGGCGTTAAACCACACCACAAAAGTAATAAAAAAGGCCATCCAGCTCAAATGCATTATTTTCATTTTGCCGCGAAAAGAAAACAGATTAAATTTTTCAGCACTCATATTGCCTCCTTTATGACTGAGCTAAGACAAAAACATTGCCTTGCTCAGTTTTAATGTCGAATGGTTTAGCGACTAAATCATCATTTTCAATACAACGTCCCGTATTCAAACGGTAATGTTGTTTATAGAGAGGCGAAGCAACACAAAGCTCACCGTCAATTTCACAAATCAACCCTCTGGCTAACAAGCTCACACCACTAGCAGGATCGATATTATCAAGGGCAAACAAACCGTCATTACCGAGGTTAAAAATAGCCACTGCACGACCCGCTACCCAAGCTGCTACGCCAGTGCCTTTCGGCATGTTTGCTTCGCTGCACACGTTTATCCAACTCATACTAATTCCTCCACTGCGGGTTGTTCGATATCATCTGTAATATCTTTAACGGCAATCGTTCCTGCCCCAGCATCTTTAATGCTAGGGAAACGTTGATCTCGAATACGTTGATAAGCATTAGCATCTGCTGTTGGTGCATCATTTGGGTTAACAAACTCATTAAAGCGAGCCAAAAACTCAGGTTGATCAAGACTGGTTTTCCATTCACATTGGTATGTGGCGGCAATATGATCCATCTGTTGCTCTAAGGTCGAGTTGATCCCCAAAACATCATCAATAACGACTGATTGTAAATAAGCTAGACCACCTTCTAAAGAGTCCATCCAAGTAGAAGTCCGCTGTAATTTGTCAGCGGTTTTGACATAAAACATCAAAATACGATCGATGTACTTATATAGGTCTTCGGTGGATAAATCGGTAGCAAATAAATCACCATGACGAGGACGCATGCCACCATTTCCGGCAACATACAAGTTCCAACCTTTATCGGTTGCAATAATCCCAATGTCTTTACTTTGAGCTTCTGCACACTCCCTAGTACAACCTGACACTGCAAATTTTAATTTGTGCGGACTGCGTAAGCCTTTGTAACGATTTTCTAAATCGATAGCGAAACCGACTGCATCTTGTACGCCATAACGACACCAAGTACTGCCAACACATGACTTAACTGTTCTTAGTGATTTGCCATAGGCATGGCCAGTTTCAAAACCAGCATCAATGAGTTTTTTCCAAATTTCAGGTAACTGCGATAGCGGTGCACCAAACATATCAATACGCTGTCCACCAGTTATTTTGGTATAGAGGTCATATTCCTGGGCAATTTGGCCCATAGCGATGAGTTTTGTTGGGGTTATTTCGCCACCAGCTACTCGCGGTACAATAGAATAAGTACCGTCTTTTTGGATATTGCCTAAGTAAGCATCATTGGTGTCTTGAAGTTGTACATGGCCAAGATTTTGATCCAGCACATAATGATTTTGTAGGCTGGCAAAGATAGATGCGGCTGCAGGTTTACAAATTTCACAACCATATTTGTGGCCACTGGCAGAAGGTTTGCCATGCTGAGTGATTAAGGTATTAAAATCATTAATGCTTTCCACTTGGCATAAGTGATACAAGGCTTGTCGGTCATGATCAAAATGGGCACAAATCCCAGCATTAAAATCGAGCCCTGCAGCTTGCAACGTTTGATCAATAATTTTTTGAACTAACGGCGCACAACCACCACAACCCGATGCTGCGCGAGTGCATGATTTAATCTCGGCTATTTTATGGTTACCCGCATTAACAGACTCGACGATGTCACCTTTGGTTACTTGATGACAAGAACACACAATAGAAGTGTCTTTTAAATCAGCTTCATTTTCAGCACCGGCTAGCAATAACTCAACCGCAGAACCTTCAATCTCGTCTTGAGATAAATAGGCATCGAGCAAGCGACTGTAATCGCTGTTATCACCAATTAATACCGCACCTTTTAAAAATTTACCGGTTTCGTCTAACCATAATTTTTTATAAATGCCCGCTTGGTTATCAGATAACTCAACAAACTGTGCATTATCAAAACCACGGCTAGCACCAATTGCGGCTACATCAACACCCAACAACTTCAACTTGGTGCTCATGTCTGCACCCGTAAATGACTGTGAAACAGTATTTGATCCTAATGAGGCAATATGGGAAGCCACAACACGGGCCATTTGATAACCTGGAGCCACTAAACCAAATATTTTTTGCTGCCATAATGCACATTCACCAATAGCATAGACATCTGGCGCAGAGGTTAAGCAGTAATCATCAATTTCAATACCGCCACGTTCACCAATATTGATATTTGAAACACGTGCTAATGAATCTTGTGGACGAATACCGGCAGAAAAGACAATCATGTCAGTTTCAAGATAAGATTCATCATTAAAGGTCATTCTATGTAATGCCGTTTCACCGTCGATAATCGCGGTGGTGGCTTTTGATGTATGAACACTCACGCCGAGTTGTTCAATTTTACTACACAACAAATCACCCGCTTTGTCATTTAGCTGAACGGGCATCAATTGTGGCGCAAACTCAACAACATGGGTTTTCACTCCGAGTTGTTTCATGGCATTAGCGGCCTCTAACCCTAATAATCCACCACCAACAACAACCCCAACTTTGCTGTTTTGCGCAGCAGCTTGAATGGCCTCAAGATCTTCAATGGTGCGATAGACTAGACATTGAGCGCGATCGTTACCTTGAATCGGAGGCACAAACGGAAATGATCCTGTAGACAGTACGAGTCGATCATAATGGTAATTATCACCTTGGGCACTCGTGACCGTTTTAGCCGCTATATCAATTGCGGTTATAGGGGTGTTTAAGTGAAGCGAAATGCCCCAGTCTTGATAGTCTTGTGCACTGGTTAACATTAATGGATCGGCACTACCGGTCTCAAAATATTTTGACAATTGCACTCGGTCATAGGCTGGACGAGGCTCTTCTCCAAACACATGTACATCAAACGTTTTATTAAGCCCTAAACTACACAATTGCTCAATAAAGTGATGACCTACCATGCCATTACCGACGACCACTAATTTGGGTTTTGAGACTGCCATATCCTACTCCTTCATGCCACGGACTGTAAAAAAACAAAATGGCGCCAACTCCGCTTAAAGAGTTGGCGCCATTGCCAGTTACAATCCCGATTTTTTAAATTTTACTGTTTGAACATAAATGGTTTAAAACCATTATCGACATTCAGTATCATACTGTGATGTTGCAGGCTTTATGCCAACAAATAAAAAACTATAATTGATTGATTTACCTTAAATTAAAACTTAACAACCTTTACGTTGTGACGATAACTTGTCCACTTTAGGGATAATCGCACCAACATGAGGCGCACCATTATTGCTCACAGCTAAAGTCTCTGGTGCCAACGGACTTTTTTGCGGTCTGGCCACGGCAATAATTTGTGCCGACATTTGTGCCAAAGACAACCCTTTTTGCATCGCTTGTTGTTGAATAATCTGATGTGCTTTAGCTTCATCAAATCCTTGCGCCATGACAATTAATTTTGCCTGACTGAGCAGTTTTATACTGCGAATTTCATCATCCAATTTCTTAAATTCAGCTAAGGTTTTACTGGCAGCATCAAAACGCGCTTGGGCCAAACTTATCACGCTGGTTAATCGATTTACCGTTAACATCTCTGGGATAAAAGTAATGCGGCCACAATCAAGTAAATCGGTTAACGCTGTCTGCTGCCAGGTTTTGGCATTGACAACTATCACCATAGGCTTACTTGTTAATGTACGTTGAATTAGCCCTTGGATTTGACCGTGTAATGTGTCAGTTAATACCAATAAGGTATCAAATGTTTGTTGATGTAATCGTTGCTCAACTTGGCTCACAGAAGTCAGCACAGTGACATGTCCAAATGCCGCCATACAAGCTTGATACTGCACCACATCACAATCGACTACAGGCACGGCAGAAAAACTCGGATCACAAAATATTAAACTGCGCATAAAAACTCCCTGCTCCGCCATTGTTTTAGTGGACTATCTGTTGTATTAAAACGGTTTTCCCAACATTTCAGGCTTAAATCAACTGCTTGTTCTGCTGTAATAATTGCAGTTGTATTGGGTTCTGTCATAGCTGATTTACGACTCACTAATAGCAACACAGTAGCCAAAGTGGCCGTAATACTGCTAAGCGCTTGCTCAATCATGGTGCGCGACATTAATGCTGTTAGTTCACTGCTTACAAATGGCTGCTTCTCGCCCCACAACAGCGCAAGAATCTCGCTCGACAATTCTGCTTGACCCACTTTTGCACCAGAAAAGCCTTCTAATAACGTAGGAATAGATAAGCTCGATACCGCTATATTATCTGTCTGTCCGTTGACGACAGTTATCGTAGTCGACACTCTTGGATTACATTCTGTTTCGCCTTGTAAACCTTTAAAAATAGCAATACTGCCATCATGATATTCACCGTTTGCAAATAACACCTCACAAATACCTTGGTGCAAATTATCTAACCCTGGATGAAAATAACTGCGCAGACTTATCGGCGCATTTGCAGGATTGATACAACGCACTGCAGTTTGAATTAAACTGCGTAATCCTAATTCTTGATGTAATTGACGACACTCATCTAACACGGGGGCTAAGTCACCTGCGCGTACATAAACAATGTTATCTGATTGCAATGCCGCATTAGCGCTTTTTGGGGTAGTACAACAAGCAATATTTACCGCACTTAAGCAAGATTCAACATGGCGGCGATGTGGTAACGCTAGGCTGTCGCCGTGCAACATGACACGAATACCTTGGCTAGCTAATAATTTAGCCACCAACAATAACCAAGGTAACTGCTCACGCTTACCCGCATACACAGGCCAATCAATGTCAACAGCTAATGAACGCCAATCATGGTCTAACGTATGGCGTAAACCAGCCACCATTCCAGCGACTTCTTCTGTCGTTTCACCACGAACGCGCATTAACATCATGGCACTCGCCATCTGTACCCGAGTCGCTTTCCCTTTCGAAAAACCTTCAAGCAATAAGCTGGCCTCAGCAAAAGTTAATGCCCGCGAGCCTTTCTCACCCTTACCCAAGGCTTTTATCAATAACCGAAAATCAAACTCATCGACTGATGTCAGGGTTAACTCGCCAATTTTAGGCATAAAGTGCCTCATACTCATCAGCTGGCTGTGGTGAAGCAAAATCAATATCGTCGAGTAAAGCACCAAGCTGTTGCCCGACACTCACCACTTCACCAATAATGATTAATGTTGGTCCAGAGTCTTTAATGGTTAACGCGGCATCAGACATAGAGTCTACGGTTGCATAAGTAACAATTTGGTTTGCTCTACCGCCATTGGTAACGAATGCCACCGGCAAATCAGCTGCGCATAGTGTATCGAGTAGCCCAATAGAGATTCTTGCGGCTTGTTCTTTACCCATATAAAATACTAATGTCGATTGTGCCGCTAATAATGCCTGCCACTGCGTAGGCGCATTTACATTATCGACATCGGTCATCTTAGTGCCAGTTATCAAGGTTACGCTGCGCGCCATACCACGAAAAGTCAATGGAATACCTGTACTTGATGCACAACCTAACGCCGCGGTAACACCGGCAATAAACTGTGACCGGATCCCCTGCTGTGCCAAGTAAAGCGCCTCTTCAGAACCTCGGCCAAAAATATGTGGGTCTCCGCCTTTTAAACGTACTACTTTTAATCCTTGCTGAGCCAAACTCAGTAATAATGTATTAATATCTTCTTGCTTAACACTTGGCTGGCCGCAACGTTTACCAACAAAGTGGCGCTGACAAGATGGCGTCACCAACGTTAAAATATCGCTGCTCACAAGGCTATCAAACACTAATGCATCTGCTTGGGCGACAATTCGAGCAGCTTTAATGGTCATCAAATCCAACTGACCACAACCAGCGCCAACAATGGCGACTTCGCCAGCTTGCAGTTCACGGGTATGTAATCCATCAGTAATACTGCCTAAAGAGTTAATTGGCTGATGACCTTTTATCATTGCGTCTACGCTATTCATTAGGCAACTTCCTCTTCTACTGCATGTTGATGTTCAATTTCTGTGTACGATAATGCATCCAGCCAACTTTGCTTGGCACACTGCTTTACTTCACTGTTACAACTACCACAATGACGCCCGCAACCTAATAATGATTGAGTGTTGTCTAATGCCTGTTCAAAACTGATGTTAGCGACACCATCACTCATCACTTGATCATTAAATTGGTTATTCATTTCGGCGCTAATCTTCGCTTCGGTTACACCAGTACAAGCACACACTAATGGGCTGTTGCCCGCCTTTATTTGTTGATGTAATTGCTTAATGAGCTGGTTATCTAAAGGTTTACCAATAAACGCATTCATTTGGGTTAACGCGACATTCACTTTAGTGTCAGATAACAACTTTAGTGCTTTCAGTAACCCTTTCTCCATATTGCATTGGATATATAAAGGCTGGCCATCTATCGTTAAGGTCCATTTTAGTGAATGGGCTGTCGCTTGGTAGGCAAAACCGTCGTCGATATCTGTAAAACCAATGTGATGACACACTCCGTTCTCCAGCGTTTGTGTTACTTGCCAACATAGCCCGTGAGCAGAAGAGTCGTGTTGACCAAAAACCACACCTTGCAGAGCCAGTTCAACAGGACTTAATGTCACTGGTTGACACTTAAACCCTGGTTGTTTTGATATTGGATCGACACGTGCATCTAATGCCTGATTCACTCCTTTGGTCAGCGAAAACTGTGCAGACCAATGCATCGACATCAAAGCCATATTTGTCGGTATTTCATCATCGACAACGGCGCGAGCGACCGTGAATGAAGGTTGGATAATGAAATCAGGGTTAGTGAGCTCAGCAGAGTATTGTTTAATTTGATTTTGAATGGCTTCAATTCGGACCAAGCCACCTTCTGTTAAAGAAAATGTGCTGAGTTGTGATGAATGGATGAGAACAACAGGTTCTGGAATACTAGCTCGTAAGCTAGCAATATGCCCAGTGCGAGTCATGGTATGCCACTGATCCCGACTGCGGCCGCTATTAAGTAACAGTGTGTTACTCGGTAACAATTGCTGCGAAATATTAGCGGCTGGCGCAACAAACTGAGCTTTACCCGTTGCGGTAGCAAATACACCATCACTGAAAACACGCACGTTTTGTTGACCAATTTGAGCCGACAAAGCAATAGGCCATTGAGTTGGTGCTAATGCATCATATTGTGCTTTGGATAAATCTGTTAGCCCAGTAAGATCAAACATCTTAGTCGGAAAAACCTGTTTAACCTTAGCTGATAATGCTGCAAACTCGCTAAATACACTAACGTTGTCATCAAAATTAAAGCCATCAAAGCCCATTTTTTTCGCTACCTGACTAAGCGCCCACCAATCAGGTTTAGCTTGTCCTTTGGCTGTGATAAAGCCACGCTGGCGGGTAATAGTACGCTCACTATTTGTGACGGTACCGCATTTTTCCGACCAGCCTTGAGCAGGAAGTAATACATCAGCAAGCTTGGCTGTATCTGAGTCTGGGCTGATTTCAGACACCACCACAAAAGGACAATCGGCTAATGCTTGTGCTATTTTTTCACTGTTGGGCAAAGACACCACAGGATTGGTACCCATAATCCAAATAGCTTTGATTTTACCTTCGGCAAGGGCATCAAACATCTCAACCGCAGCTAACCCTTTCTGATCTGCTACTCTGTCAGTTTGCCAAAAATCAGCTAGTAACTGCTGCTCCGGTTGTGAAAATCCCATATGACACGCTAACTGAGTCGCTAAGCCTCCTACCTCACGGCCGCCCATAGCATTAGGCTGCCCTGTTAACGAAAAGAATCCACAACCAGTTTGACCAATGTGCCCTAGCGCAAGGTGGCAATTAATCATCGCATTCGTCACATCGGTACCGATGGTTGATTGATTAACCCCCTGACAAGATGCCGTAAGCACTTTATTGTTATTGACGACTAATTGATAAAAATCTGTAAGCTGGGTGACTGAAACACCGACTTCAATGGCAAGTTGGGTTAAATTGGCGCTTAATTGTTGCGCCTGGGAAACCACAGTATCAAAGCCTTCTGTGTGTGCAGCAATGTATGCGTGGTCAACACTATTTTGATCTGCTAGATAACCGAGTAAACCATGAAAAAGCGCTAAGTCAGCACCCGGTTTAATGGCTAAATGTAAGTCAGCTTGTTTTGCGGTGGCGGTTGATAAAGGGTCGATAACCACTAAATGCGCGTTGTTGGCTTTTTTCGCAGTTAATATCCGTTGAAAAAGCACTGGATGAGTCCAAGCTGTATTAGCACCGACTAGCACTATGACCTCTGCTTGTTCTAAGTCATCATAACAACCTGGCACCACATCTTCACCAAAAGCGCGCTGCATAGCACTAACCGCTGACGACATACATAAACGCGAGTTAGTATCAATATTGGCAGTTTGTAAAAAACCTTTAGCAAACTTGTTTGCTACATAATAATCTTCAGTGAGTAATTGCCCTGATAAGTAAAGTGCAACGGAATCTGGACCATGTTCCGCAATGGTTTGCGCAAACGTGTCTGCAATCAAGGTGCTCGCATTGTCCCAATCAAGTGGTTTACCTGAACGAAGTTTAGGATAACGAAGCACATTGGGTTGAGCTAAACTGTCGAGTAAACGCTCTCCTTTTGCACATAAATGCCCTTGATTAGCAGGATGATTACTATCACCCATTAATGATACATCGGCCACATCGACATCAACCCAATCGGCTTTAGTCGAAGACACGCTAACACCGCACCCGACACCACAATAAGCACAACTAGACTGGATTGTTGACATACATCTACCCTTTCACATTAACGATTTCATGATTAAATGACTGCGAAAGCCGTGCCAAAAAGTTAACATGCTGATTTACAATAGAAATAGAAATTCAGTTAAGTTTATTACATCAACATTTGCGCAACAAAAGTGCATGCCTGCGCACTTTTGTTGCGCATCTAGTTGAAATTAAAAGAATTTTAATACCTATAAAGAGGTATGCGAATATATATTGAGTAATATAAATGAGTGTTTAACTCACCGTCTTTCATCCTTTAATTAAACATTTTTTTAAAAGGAATGATGATTTTTCCAAATTATACGAGGTTAAAACTGAATGAGTTGATACATGCTGAATGAGAATTTTAGGCAATACATTAGGGAATAACGTTCTAATTAACGCAAGTAAATTGAAAATTGATGAATAAGTTTGTTTATGAAGTTTTTCTATCGAAGAGTTCTTTGTGCGTATATACCATTACCACTAACAAGCGAGAATAAATTAATCTTATTAGTACAAAAGTATTGGATGTCTACTTCATTATTATACCGTTAAAAACAAAATACCGACATAATGTCGGTATTTTTCAGCTACTAATTTTAAACGACTAAAATAGCTTATTTAGCAACGCGGCCATCATCATGACAAGTATCACAAGTTGGCATTTCGCCTACTTTGATTTCATGTGGTGCATGACAATCTGCACACATTAAAATACCATCATGTGGCTTGTGGTTTTCATCCATTTCGGCTAATGAACCATGACAACTTTGACATTGCTCAAATTCATATGCACCATCTTTTGATGGCTCACCATCTGCGTGACAAGTTTCACAGCCACCCATTTCAACGTGAAACTCTGCGAGGGTTTCATCAGCAGCAAATGATGCAGAAGACATCATCATTACCGCAAAACCGGCCGCAAACAATGCGCTTAGTAATTTATTGCTCACTATTCATTCCTCCAATTTAGTATGTGCCCGCATTCTTTTTATCTGATACGGATCACCACACTACAACACGACACTTTACTTGAGAGTTTACTCAACAACGTTATATACAAAACAATCTAAAATTGATTGGCAATGTAAACTTAGTTAATTAGTCCACTTTAAGCAAAATTAATTTATATCAAATAATAATAGCAGTGTTAATACTTTGAATAT from Shewanella polaris includes:
- a CDS encoding NarK family nitrate/nitrite MFS transporter, which codes for MSAEKFNLFSFRGKMKIMHLSWMAFFITFVVWFNAAPLVSVIADSLGLTKSQIKTLLILNVALTIPARIIIGMVTDKYGPRITYSALMGICSIPCFMFAVADTFEQLALARFLIGFIGAGFVVGIRMVSEWFPAKELGTAEGIYGGWGNFGSAAAAFSLPAVALAFGGPDGWRYAIGITGLMSLLFAFVYYFNVTDTPKGSTYFKPKKGGGLEVTSKSDFVLLIIMKVPMYATLALLGWKLSPAGVSMFTQDVTYLIYLGLVVVFVFDYYQTYQVNKHLFSIEVPEFERYEFKQVAVLNILYFTTFGSELAVVSMLPLFFAETFELGMAQAGMLASSYAFMNLMSRPGGGWLSDKFGRKTTLLILTAGLAIGYLSVAQIDSSWSLTLAVMVVMACSFFVQGGEGAVFAAVPLIKRRLTGQIAGMTGAYGNVGAVFFLTVYSLVSTQVFFYVIAVSAIFGFVTLFFMKEPKGHIAEVNEQGEVTLISVS
- the nirD gene encoding nitrite reductase small subunit NirD, with translation MSWINVCSEANMPKGTGVAAWVAGRAVAIFNLGNDGLFALDNIDPASGVSLLARGLICEIDGELCVASPLYKQHYRLNTGRCIENDDLVAKPFDIKTEQGNVFVLAQS
- the nirB gene encoding nitrite reductase large subunit NirB, encoding MAVSKPKLVVVGNGMVGHHFIEQLCSLGLNKTFDVHVFGEEPRPAYDRVQLSKYFETGSADPLMLTSAQDYQDWGISLHLNTPITAIDIAAKTVTSAQGDNYHYDRLVLSTGSFPFVPPIQGNDRAQCLVYRTIEDLEAIQAAAQNSKVGVVVGGGLLGLEAANAMKQLGVKTHVVEFAPQLMPVQLNDKAGDLLCSKIEQLGVSVHTSKATTAIIDGETALHRMTFNDESYLETDMIVFSAGIRPQDSLARVSNINIGERGGIEIDDYCLTSAPDVYAIGECALWQQKIFGLVAPGYQMARVVASHIASLGSNTVSQSFTGADMSTKLKLLGVDVAAIGASRGFDNAQFVELSDNQAGIYKKLWLDETGKFLKGAVLIGDNSDYSRLLDAYLSQDEIEGSAVELLLAGAENEADLKDTSIVCSCHQVTKGDIVESVNAGNHKIAEIKSCTRAASGCGGCAPLVQKIIDQTLQAAGLDFNAGICAHFDHDRQALYHLCQVESINDFNTLITQHGKPSASGHKYGCEICKPAAASIFASLQNHYVLDQNLGHVQLQDTNDAYLGNIQKDGTYSIVPRVAGGEITPTKLIAMGQIAQEYDLYTKITGGQRIDMFGAPLSQLPEIWKKLIDAGFETGHAYGKSLRTVKSCVGSTWCRYGVQDAVGFAIDLENRYKGLRSPHKLKFAVSGCTRECAEAQSKDIGIIATDKGWNLYVAGNGGMRPRHGDLFATDLSTEDLYKYIDRILMFYVKTADKLQRTSTWMDSLEGGLAYLQSVVIDDVLGINSTLEQQMDHIAATYQCEWKTSLDQPEFLARFNEFVNPNDAPTADANAYQRIRDQRFPSIKDAGAGTIAVKDITDDIEQPAVEELV
- a CDS encoding ANTAR domain-containing response regulator — translated: MRSLIFCDPSFSAVPVVDCDVVQYQACMAAFGHVTVLTSVSQVEQRLHQQTFDTLLVLTDTLHGQIQGLIQRTLTSKPMVIVVNAKTWQQTALTDLLDCGRITFIPEMLTVNRLTSVISLAQARFDAASKTLAEFKKLDDEIRSIKLLSQAKLIVMAQGFDEAKAHQIIQQQAMQKGLSLAQMSAQIIAVARPQKSPLAPETLAVSNNGAPHVGAIIPKVDKLSSQRKGC
- a CDS encoding glycosyl transferase codes for the protein MPKIGELTLTSVDEFDFRLLIKALGKGEKGSRALTFAEASLLLEGFSKGKATRVQMASAMMLMRVRGETTEEVAGMVAGLRHTLDHDWRSLAVDIDWPVYAGKREQLPWLLLVAKLLASQGIRVMLHGDSLALPHRRHVESCLSAVNIACCTTPKSANAALQSDNIVYVRAGDLAPVLDECRQLHQELGLRSLIQTAVRCINPANAPISLRSYFHPGLDNLHQGICEVLFANGEYHDGSIAIFKGLQGETECNPRVSTTITVVNGQTDNIAVSSLSIPTLLEGFSGAKVGQAELSSEILALLWGEKQPFVSSELTALMSRTMIEQALSSITATLATVLLLVSRKSAMTEPNTTAIITAEQAVDLSLKCWENRFNTTDSPLKQWRSREFLCAV
- the cobA gene encoding uroporphyrinogen-III C-methyltransferase, with amino-acid sequence MNSVDAMIKGHQPINSLGSITDGLHTRELQAGEVAIVGAGCGQLDLMTIKAARIVAQADALVFDSLVSSDILTLVTPSCQRHFVGKRCGQPSVKQEDINTLLLSLAQQGLKVVRLKGGDPHIFGRGSEEALYLAQQGIRSQFIAGVTAALGCASSTGIPLTFRGMARSVTLITGTKMTDVDNVNAPTQWQALLAAQSTLVFYMGKEQAARISIGLLDTLCAADLPVAFVTNGGRANQIVTYATVDSMSDAALTIKDSGPTLIIIGEVVSVGQQLGALLDDIDFASPQPADEYEALYA
- a CDS encoding molybdopterin-dependent oxidoreductase; the encoded protein is MSTIQSSCAYCGVGCGVSVSSTKADWVDVDVADVSLMGDSNHPANQGHLCAKGERLLDSLAQPNVLRYPKLRSGKPLDWDNASTLIADTFAQTIAEHGPDSVALYLSGQLLTEDYYVANKFAKGFLQTANIDTNSRLCMSSAVSAMQRAFGEDVVPGCYDDLEQAEVIVLVGANTAWTHPVLFQRILTAKKANNAHLVVIDPLSTATAKQADLHLAIKPGADLALFHGLLGYLADQNSVDHAYIAAHTEGFDTVVSQAQQLSANLTQLAIEVGVSVTQLTDFYQLVVNNNKVLTASCQGVNQSTIGTDVTNAMINCHLALGHIGQTGCGFFSLTGQPNAMGGREVGGLATQLACHMGFSQPEQQLLADFWQTDRVADQKGLAAVEMFDALAEGKIKAIWIMGTNPVVSLPNSEKIAQALADCPFVVVSEISPDSDTAKLADVLLPAQGWSEKCGTVTNSERTITRQRGFITAKGQAKPDWWALSQVAKKMGFDGFNFDDNVSVFSEFAALSAKVKQVFPTKMFDLTGLTDLSKAQYDALAPTQWPIALSAQIGQQNVRVFSDGVFATATGKAQFVAPAANISQQLLPSNTLLLNSGRSRDQWHTMTRTGHIASLRASIPEPVVLIHSSQLSTFSLTEGGLVRIEAIQNQIKQYSAELTNPDFIIQPSFTVARAVVDDEIPTNMALMSMHWSAQFSLTKGVNQALDARVDPISKQPGFKCQPVTLSPVELALQGVVFGQHDSSAHGLCWQVTQTLENGVCHHIGFTDIDDGFAYQATAHSLKWTLTIDGQPLYIQCNMEKGLLKALKLLSDTKVNVALTQMNAFIGKPLDNQLIKQLHQQIKAGNSPLVCACTGVTEAKISAEMNNQFNDQVMSDGVANISFEQALDNTQSLLGCGRHCGSCNSEVKQCAKQSWLDALSYTEIEHQHAVEEEVA
- the cctA gene encoding tetraheme c-type cytochrome CctA; translated protein: MSNKLLSALFAAGFAVMMMSSASFAADETLAEFHVEMGGCETCHADGEPSKDGAYEFEQCQSCHGSLAEMDENHKPHDGILMCADCHAPHEIKVGEMPTCDTCHDDGRVAK